The Deltaproteobacteria bacterium HGW-Deltaproteobacteria-6 genome has a segment encoding these proteins:
- a CDS encoding glycosyltransferase family 2 protein, which produces MDISVIIVNWNTKDLLAVCLNSIAETMETLAYEIIVVDNASSDGSVAMLTEKYPRVKIIANQENRGFGAANNQGFAVMQGQYALLINTDAVLTAGAAKKMWIFAEANPLAAIVCGQLLNADGSRQNSVAAFPTLLTLATNTSLLEYLFPRKYPSKRYNHAGPLEVDSAIGACMMIRKKALDEVSFFDDRYFFFFEETDMAYAMRRKGWLVYQVPDALIYHLQGQSIGHNVRSRIEFYRSRYQFLRKWHSSVYYRAAAAVIFLRLFVNAVLSGAGVLATLGLAAGLRQKLVVYAKIIKWHFSGR; this is translated from the coding sequence ATGGATATCTCCGTTATCATCGTCAACTGGAACACCAAAGACCTTTTGGCGGTCTGCCTGAATTCTATTGCCGAAACGATGGAAACGCTTGCATATGAGATTATTGTCGTGGATAATGCGTCTTCCGACGGATCGGTTGCGATGCTTACGGAGAAATATCCACGGGTTAAAATCATTGCCAATCAGGAGAACCGTGGATTCGGCGCCGCTAATAATCAGGGTTTTGCGGTGATGCAGGGTCAATACGCCCTGCTGATCAACACGGATGCCGTGCTGACGGCCGGGGCGGCAAAAAAAATGTGGATTTTTGCCGAAGCGAACCCCTTGGCGGCAATTGTCTGCGGCCAGTTATTGAATGCCGACGGCAGCAGGCAAAACTCCGTCGCCGCTTTCCCGACGCTTTTGACCCTGGCCACCAACACATCGCTTCTCGAATATCTTTTTCCCCGTAAATATCCCAGCAAAAGGTACAATCATGCCGGGCCGCTGGAAGTGGATTCGGCCATCGGCGCCTGTATGATGATTCGGAAAAAGGCACTGGACGAAGTTTCTTTCTTTGATGACCGTTACTTCTTCTTTTTCGAGGAGACGGATATGGCCTACGCGATGAGACGCAAAGGCTGGCTGGTCTACCAGGTTCCCGACGCGTTGATCTATCATTTGCAGGGCCAGAGTATCGGCCATAATGTGAGATCGCGGATAGAATTTTACCGTTCCCGATATCAGTTTCTGCGCAAGTGGCACTCAAGCGTATACTACCGGGCGGCGGCTGCCGTCATTTTTCTGCGGCTGTTCGTGAACGCGGTGCTGAGCGGGGCAGGGGTTCTGGCAACGCTGGGTTTGGCGGCCGGCCTTCGGCAAAAGCTGGTGGTATATGCAAAGATCATCAAGTG
- a CDS encoding LPS biosynthesis protein, with amino-acid sequence MDRVPLSVAIITKNEAENIRSCLQSVVFAAQIVVVDSGSEDATLALAETFGCDIYRESWYGFGPQKQLAIDKCVQPWVLVLDADERIPPETADVIKRIVTDAGVQAAGFSFPRKNFFQGRWIRHAGWWPDHVVRLFRRQSGRMTAATVHEAVEVQGQVDQLDVPIEHFTESSLSKILQKIDKYSTLGAQESFTAGKRSSPFSAFFRSFFTFIQDYILRLGFMDGRQGLTLAVTDSVNKYFKYAKLSELGRIQNGETQQRLSRRKNTG; translated from the coding sequence ATGGACAGAGTTCCTCTATCCGTGGCGATTATAACCAAGAACGAAGCGGAAAATATCCGGAGCTGTCTGCAAAGCGTTGTTTTTGCCGCTCAGATCGTTGTGGTTGATTCCGGAAGTGAAGACGCAACGCTTGCGCTGGCCGAAACATTCGGCTGTGATATTTACCGGGAGTCCTGGTATGGTTTCGGTCCGCAAAAGCAACTGGCCATAGATAAATGTGTTCAGCCCTGGGTCCTTGTTCTGGACGCTGACGAGCGAATTCCTCCGGAAACGGCGGATGTCATCAAAAGGATTGTCACGGATGCAGGGGTACAGGCAGCCGGTTTCAGTTTTCCGCGTAAAAACTTTTTCCAGGGCCGCTGGATTCGTCATGCCGGCTGGTGGCCGGACCATGTGGTGCGGCTTTTTCGCCGCCAGTCAGGGCGCATGACGGCCGCGACGGTTCATGAAGCGGTTGAGGTTCAGGGTCAAGTCGATCAACTGGATGTCCCCATTGAACATTTCACAGAGAGCAGTTTGAGTAAAATTCTGCAAAAGATTGATAAGTATTCAACGCTCGGCGCACAGGAGTCTTTTACCGCCGGGAAGCGTTCATCGCCATTCTCTGCTTTTTTCCGATCCTTTTTTACGTTTATTCAGGATTATATTCTTCGTCTGGGATTTATGGATGGCCGTCAGGGACTCACGCTGGCCGTTACCGATTCAGTTAACAAATATTTCAAGTACGCTAAATTAAGCGAACTGGGAAGGATCCAAAACGGCGAAACGCAGCAGAGACTGTCCCGCCGAAAAAATACCGGATAA